The Kitasatospora setae KM-6054 genome contains a region encoding:
- a CDS encoding DMT family protein, with product MILGLVTAVAASVCYGTGSVLQALGARRSARQEAAAGNVTEHGGPSLSSTAKAAVTWEFILGTVLDFIGFGLGALAARLLPLFLSQTIISANLVITAVLSVKLLGLRLRQLEWLSIGVLCGALVLLAVAAGPEGGHEAARAFHWALLIGSAVLIAGGSLLVRRLGSGGAIVAGLLSGLGFGALGIGVRILDGVQPFDLGALLADPALYAVLVGGIGGMYLHTVALQVGSVNGATAALVVGETVVPGAVGVLWLGDSSRDGLGWLAVSGFVLAVASAVGVAYFGEEGGALQAAAEEEQTPAGQSG from the coding sequence GTGATCCTCGGCCTCGTCACCGCCGTCGCGGCGTCCGTCTGCTACGGCACCGGCTCGGTGCTGCAGGCCCTCGGCGCCCGCCGCTCGGCCCGGCAGGAGGCAGCGGCGGGCAACGTCACCGAGCACGGCGGGCCGAGCCTGTCCTCGACCGCGAAGGCCGCCGTCACCTGGGAGTTCATCCTCGGCACGGTGCTGGACTTCATCGGTTTCGGCCTCGGCGCGCTGGCCGCCCGGCTGCTGCCGCTGTTCCTGTCGCAGACCATCATCAGCGCCAACCTGGTGATCACCGCGGTGCTCTCGGTGAAGCTGCTGGGCCTGCGGCTGCGGCAGTTGGAGTGGCTGTCGATCGGCGTCCTGTGCGGCGCGCTGGTGCTGCTCGCGGTGGCGGCCGGCCCGGAGGGCGGGCACGAGGCGGCCCGCGCCTTCCACTGGGCGCTGCTGATCGGCTCGGCGGTGCTGATCGCGGGCGGCTCACTGCTGGTGCGCCGGCTCGGGTCGGGCGGGGCGATCGTGGCCGGCCTGCTCTCCGGCCTGGGCTTCGGCGCGCTGGGCATCGGGGTGCGGATCCTGGACGGCGTGCAGCCCTTCGACCTGGGCGCACTGCTCGCCGACCCGGCGCTGTACGCCGTGCTGGTCGGCGGCATCGGCGGCATGTACCTGCACACCGTCGCCCTGCAGGTCGGCTCGGTGAACGGCGCGACCGCCGCCCTGGTGGTCGGCGAGACGGTCGTCCCCGGCGCGGTGGGCGTGCTCTGGCTGGGCGACTCCTCCCGGGACGGCCTGGGCTGGCTGGCCGTCTCCGGCTTCGTCCTGGCGGTGGCGAGCGCCGTCGGCGTCGCCTACTTCGGCGAGGAGGGCGGCGCGCTGCAGGCCGCCGCCGAGGAGGAGCAGACCCCCGCCGGGCAGTCGGGCTGA
- the mutM gene encoding bifunctional DNA-formamidopyrimidine glycosylase/DNA-(apurinic or apyrimidinic site) lyase has translation MPELPEVEVVRRGLARWAAGRTVAEARVLHPRAVRRQAGGADEFSALLRGRTLGEPQRRGKYLWVPLGDGLSMIGHLGMSGQLLVQEPEMADSPHLRARLRFTDGGTELRFVDQRTFGGLAVEEAEDGDPEATPRSLAHIARDPLDARFDDDAFARALRAKRTTVKRALLDQTLVSGVGNIYADEALWRSRLHFDRPTATLTRPAALELLGHARDVMTAALAVGGTSFDSMYVNVNGESGYFSRDLDAYGREGEPCRRCGTPMRRDAWMNRSSYSCPKCQRPPRA, from the coding sequence GTGCCCGAGCTGCCCGAGGTCGAGGTCGTCCGCCGCGGTCTGGCCCGCTGGGCCGCCGGACGCACCGTCGCCGAGGCGCGGGTGCTGCACCCGCGCGCCGTCCGCCGCCAGGCCGGCGGCGCCGACGAGTTCAGCGCGCTGCTGCGCGGCCGCACGCTCGGCGAACCGCAGCGCCGCGGCAAGTACCTGTGGGTGCCGCTCGGCGACGGCCTGTCGATGATCGGGCACCTCGGGATGAGCGGCCAACTCCTCGTCCAGGAACCCGAGATGGCCGACTCCCCGCACCTGCGGGCCCGGCTCCGGTTCACCGACGGCGGCACCGAACTGCGCTTCGTCGACCAGCGCACCTTCGGCGGCCTCGCCGTCGAGGAAGCCGAGGACGGCGACCCCGAAGCCACCCCGCGCTCGCTCGCCCACATCGCCCGCGACCCGCTCGACGCCCGCTTCGACGACGACGCCTTCGCCCGCGCCCTGCGCGCCAAGCGCACCACCGTCAAACGCGCCCTGCTCGACCAGACCCTGGTCAGCGGCGTCGGCAACATCTACGCCGACGAGGCGCTCTGGCGCAGCCGCCTGCACTTCGACCGCCCCACCGCCACCCTGACCCGCCCCGCCGCACTCGAACTGCTCGGCCACGCCCGGGACGTCATGACGGCGGCGCTGGCCGTCGGCGGCACCAGCTTCGACTCGATGTACGTCAACGTCAACGGCGAGAGCGGCTACTTCTCCCGCGACCTCGACGCCTACGGCCGGGAGGGCGAGCCCTGCCGCCGCTGCGGGACGCCGATGCGGCGGGACGCCTGGATGAACCGCTCCAGCTACTCCTGCCCGAAGTGCCAGCGCCCGCCCCGGGCCTGA